GGAAGTGGCTTCGGATCTTCAAGTTAAAAGGGAATGAAGAAATCAATCTCACAAAGGGACGCAGGGTGGGAGACACCGATTGGTCAACACGGAGTTGGTGGGATGAAAAGTTTCATCAGCCGACGAATATGCTATACATTAGTTCCGACGAGAAAAATGATGAACATATGAATGTCTATGCCCTGAATCTCATGAACGGTGAAATCAAACAGATAACGCACAACGATTATACCTATGCATGGGCCTTCTCCGATGATGACCGCTATCTCGCCTATATATCCAGATCCGGACTGCACGAGCCTTTCAACAGCTGTCTGTGGATCAGGGATATGGAGACCGGCGCGGAGCGGAAGATTCTCTGCGATAATGGAGGGGAGGATCGGTTTACCTGGAGTCACATCGCTTTCACCGCCGACAACAGCAGTGTCATTCTCACGATCCAACACGATGGAGATCGGCGGATTTTAACACCAGCCTTGATTCGCCTCGACAATCCGTCTTTCGATTATTTACTCCCGCCTCGGGTGGTGAGGTACGGATTCAGCCTGCTCGAGGAATGGGTCACTAAAAACGAATTCCTATATGTTTCATCCGAATCCGGATTTAAAAACCTCTACCTGTTCGAGTTGGAGAAGCGGGAGTCGAAACAGCTCACCTTCTATGACGAGGATATTCGCACGGCCCGCTTGATGCGGGCCGATGGCCCGATAGCCTTTATCATCATCCGCCGTCCCTATGAATCAGAGATTCATCTGATGGATATTAGGACCGGCCGGCGGCTCTATTGCGAGGTTATCAATGCCTCGGTGGATCTCAATGACGCCTATAAGAATGGGGGAATCCTCTCTCTTTACGACCTGACATCCTCCCTGCGACTCGAGTGGTTCGGCCTTCGCCGCAATGGGGAGAATGGGTCGGTGGTGAGAAGCCCGATGGCTTCGATGCCGGAGGATTTGAGGAGAAAACTTGACCATTGCAATGTCGAGAGAATCTCCTATCCGACCTTCGATAAAGCCAAGGATGGATCCCAAAGAATGCTGCATGCTTTTTATCTCGAACCTAAAAACCCCCCCGAAAATCCGGAGGACCGGCTCGTGCTGATAACCGCCTTCTATGGCGGAGGAAACTATTTTGATAAGAAGAGCCATATTCTGGGCGCGGCCGGTATAGCCTCTCTCAGCCCGGCACCCCGAGGAGGTGACGGATTCGGCGCCGAATTTTCAGCCCTCAATGACGGCGATCTCGGCGGCGATGAGATTATTGATATCTTCTATGCGGCCAGATGGCTGATGAAGGAGAAGGGGTATAAGGCCCATCAGATCGGGGTTCACGGTGGCAGCCATGGGGGATATGCCACGATGCGATGCATGACCTTCCCGCCTGAGACCAACGGCCGCAATGAGGATTTTGATTTCGGTTTCGGAATCAGCCATGCCGGTTTCTCGGACATCCTGACCTTTTACGATTCCTGTAATATTCCCGATTGGGTTCTGCTCGAAGCGGGCGATCCCTTCACGGAGCGTGCCAAGCTGGCGGACCGATCACCGATCAACCATGTCGATAAACTCCGGGCGCCGATTCTACTGACGCATGGAAAGAATGACTGGCGCGTTCCGGTCCAGGAGAGCCGTCGCTTTGTCGAAGCGGCCTCTGCCCTTGGGAAACCGGTCACCTATATCGAATTCGAGGGCCAGGGCCACGGAATTGGCGGATTGGATAACCTGATGGCTTTTTATCAAGGGATGTTTGATTTTTTGGAATCTCTTGATAACGGCTCCAGATAGGCGCTGGTACACAATCGGTAGAACGACTCATTCACCTGCTCCAGTTCAGTCTTGAGAAGCGACAGGGCTTCCCCTAAATCCTGATCCTGAAGCTGCCGGCTGAAGGGTGCGATGCGGAGGAAGACCCATGGCATCATGAGGCCGAATGTCATAAAGACAAGCATCGTGGCGATCAAGATCAGCACCTGGGTTCTCGACGAGGTGTTCATCATCTCGAGATCTTTTTGAAGCTCCGTGGTCATCTTCTCCAACCCGGCATTATCTCCGATCTGCTCGGCCGTCACGATGGAAATGCTCTCCCTTATGGAATGATCAACAAGGCGGTTATGATGCTGGAGTGATTGGATGCTCATCAGTCCGATCATTATGACCGGTATGACGGAGATGGTGATGACGAGAAGAATGAACCGTGTGGGAAAGGGGATCCCTTTGGGGGGATTCTTCTTTTTGTTCAATTGTGCCAGCATAGTTTATCCGTCCGTTCCACTCGATCGTTGTTGATGCTTCCGGGTATCCGTCCCGTCCCATGCCGGCACGGAGGGAGCCGGCGGGCCGGAAAGTTTCGGAGTCACTGAGAGCTGCCGCCGCATTCTGATTTTGCGGGAGTAGACAGCCAAACACCCTCCTGCGCAGATCCCTGTCACCAGGGAGGCGGCCAGCAGGAATTTGGGCACCAAAAAGAAGAGGAGCATCGCAAATCTCCTTTGGATGGGTATCGGCGGGTTCCCGGTTTCTTGTAAGATGGCTCGCAACAGGCGGATTTCCTTAGGGATACCCGATCAGCCCGACATTAGAATCGTCGGCGGGGATGGGGCATTCCTTGAGTTGCCTCTGGCAGGCCTGGGAGTGGGCGATGGCTCCCCTTGTATCAGGAGGCGTTCCATTGCAAACTCCCAGTAAATTAATGGGTAAAAGGGGGACCTCCATGCCTTACAGATCAGCCATAGTGATAGCCCTTCTTCTCATGCTTCCTCCTCTTTGTGGAAGCTCCGCCCTGGGGGATGAGTCAAAGGAAATGAAGCCCGGCAGCACTCCCATGAAGCCGATGGAATTTGAAAGGCTGGAGCTAACCAGCCCTGTCTTTGAAAATGGGAAGACGATCCCGATTCTTTTTACTTGTGACGGGGTCGATGCTTCTCCACCACTGAATTGGGACCGTGTTCCCGAGGGGACCAGAAGCTTCGCCCTTTTCTGCGATGATCCGGATGCGCCTCACGGTAACTGGGTTCATTGGGTGATTTTCAATATACCACCCGATAGCACATCCCTTCCGCAAGGACTTCCGCGGGTGGAGATTTTACCCGACAGCACCCGACAAGGATTGACGGATTTCAAGGTGCCGGGGTACGGCGGCCCCTGTCCGCCCAGCGGCATCCACCGCTATTTTTTCCTACTCTATGCCTTGGATACAGTTCTCGAGTTTGAAAAGACGCCGCACAAGCCGGATGTTGAAAAGGCGGCACAGGGGCATGTCATCGGCAAAGGCTTGTTGATGGGGACCTATACCAGAGAATAGCGGAGAGCCGCCCGGGAGTGTTCCTGTGGATAAGGTGAACCTGCTCTTTGTTTGTTCCTCCGGCGGGGCGAGAAGTCTCATTGCGGCCGCGTTTGCGAATCGGCTCAGCCCTGGACATGTGGCGGCTCTTGGCGCCTGTTTCGACCCCGACCGGATTGGATCTTTGCCCATCGCCGCCGCCAAAGAAATCGACATGGAGATACCATCGGTTTCCCCGAAATCCGTGTATGATTTGTACCGGGAACAGGCCGTATTCGATCATGTTGTGTCGATGTGTTATCAGGTTGATTATAAGCACTGTCCCATCTTTATGACGAATATAGATCTTCTCTTTTCGAAAAAGGCCGAGGTGCACAAGTGGATGATTCCTGATTTCAGATCGCTGGAGGGCTCTGCTGAGGAGAAACGGCTCAAGGCCGCCGAGATCGTAAATCAGATCGGAGAAAATGTAGCCGAATTCCTTGTCAGGATCGGTGTCGCCGATAAGGTCATCCGTCATCGTTGAATGGAAGGGGATCATGGGGCTTGTTGGTTCACAGGATGAGCTAAAAACAACATCCTCCAGTCTTGAGGCCCTTCCATTTCTTCTCATCACTTCCGGAATCGGCGCCTACTGGACGGCGGCCGGCGGAGGGCGGGTCGCTGCCGCGGGACTGGCCCTCGTATTTTTCGGCGATCTCTTCCGCCTACTGCTGAGGGTTCGAACGGGACCCTTCCCGCGCCCGGGAGCATCGAGTCTCTCATCGACGCCCTTTGTCATCTTTGGGATAGTGGCCAATGAAGGGCTTTGGCGATTGCTGTCACTTCAGCCGGCCGAGCCGTTGGTCGAAGGATTGCGTCTGGCGGCGGGTCTCTATGCGATCGCCATCCTTTGGTCCGCGCCGCCGGGTGAAAAGAAAAATATCTGGGGCCGGATTCTTTGGCTTCAAGCCGGCATCGCTCAATCGCTTATCCTTGGAATCCCCTTGTCGTGGCTCGTCCGCCCCATGTCATTAGTCGCCGGACGACCGGAAGTCGCGGGGTTGATTTCCGTTGTGGCGGGGGGGCTGTGGCTGCTCTGCAGCGCAAGAATCCTTCATCAAAATCGAGTCGGTCTGCGATCCGGAATTTTCATTCTCATGATTTCCTTTTTTGCTTGGCTGCTGCTCGGCTGGATCTGGTGGGCGTTGCGAATTCCCGTACTGGTTTCCTGGGATGTCGATCTTCGGATTCCGGCCTTCATGGCCCTTGCGATCGCTTCCATCGGAACCACGCTTCATTGGGCTCTTGTTTGGCGCCGGACACCGGGCGCCATTCAGCCCTGAATTCCGGGCTTCTGCCGCCGCCGGCTAAGGCAGCACGAATCGAGCGATCGTAAAATATAATAAGATCCCCGAAACGTCGACCAATGAAGCAACGAAGGGCGCCGAGGCGATAGCCGGATCCAACCCAACGCGCCTCAGACCCAGCGGAAGGATGCTGCCCGCCAAGGCTCCCCAGAAGACAATTCCCAATAATGTTAAACCAACAACGATGGCGATCGGAAAACCGGTTCCCCAGAGCAGGGCCCGAGCGATTCCGAACAGTCCAAGGAAAAGGCCAAGGGCCATTCCGGTCCGCGTTTCTCTCCACATGATGTGGGCCCAATCCCGAAGGTGCACATCTCCAACGGCCAGGGCCCGGATAACGAGGGTGGCGGATTGTGAGCCGGTATTGCCGCCGGTTGAAATGATCAAGGGGATAAAGATCACCAGCGCCGGAAGGAGGGCGATAGCGTTCTCATAATGCTTAAGGGCCGTTCCGGTGAACATCGTGCCGATGAAAAGAGCCGCCAGCCATAATCCCCGTTTGCGGATGATCTGCCAGAAACTGGTCTCAAGGTACGAATCCTCCAGTGGCGTCACCGCGCCCATTCTCTGAGCATCTTCAGTCGTTTCCTCCTCGATAACATCAATAGCGTCATCATGGGTCACGATTCCGACAATCCGATTCGCGGAGTCGACGATCGGCATCGCCAGGAAGTCATAATGGGCGATCTTGCTGGCGACGAATTCCTGGTCGGCCTCGACGGGCATAGAGATGACATCCGGCACCATAATGGAACGCACGGAGCTTTCAGGATCGGCGAGAACGAGGTCTTTCAGCGAAAGAACACCGATAAGCGTCCGATCGGGATTGGTTACATAGATGAAATAAATCGTCTCCCGGTGCGGAGCGACTTTGCGAAGATGGACCAGCGCCTCAGCCGCCGTGGCATCCGCCGGCACCGAGGCCCACTCGGAAGTCATGATGGCGCCGGCGGTTTTCTCCGGGTACTTTACGAGCGCTTCGACATCCTTCTGTTCGGGACGCGGCAGCTCCTTGAGCAACGCATCAGCGAGACGAGTCGGTAGAGATTGTATAAGGTCTGCCCGGTCATCGGAGGCCATCTCTTCGACGATGGGGATCATCGCCTTGGCGCCGACAAGATGCAGCAGGCGCTCTTGTTCGGTTTCATCCAAATGCTCGAAAATTTCAACACGTTCATCTTCGATGGATGCAAGGAAGAGCGTCTTCGCATCATCATCCTCAATCTCTACGATGATGGCGGCGACGTCAGCCGCATGAAGATGCGCGAGGGTCTCGCGCAATTCAGCGATATCTCCCTTTTCGAGGAGGCTCTTCACTTCTGGCAATATGAGCAGTGCCGTTGGCTGCATGGCCTACCTCCCGCGCCATCAGGGGCTGAAGTTCTGAAATACTCTCCCAATCATTCTAAACCGTTTCGCGGGACAGTGCGTCCACATCTTCTCTCCGCCCAAAAACAATAATACGGTCGGCGGTATCCAGTTGTGAATTGCCTGTCGGAAGCGAAAAGCGAGCTTCTCCCTGGGCGTTGGGTTTTTCAATGAGGATAATCTGCACGCCGCGATCCTGGCGCAGCCGCAGCGACTCCAAGGGTCTTTTGCTGAGATGCGGCGGCGTTTCCATTTGCGCGAGCACATATCCGCCGACGGTTTCCCAAGTCCGGAAACGGGCGGCGGATGCAATACGCGAAGAAAATGACCCGGCGAGATCGACCTTCAGGATCTCTTTGTTATAGGCCCTGATGACATCCTGCCGTTGGATGACCCCGATCGGGTTCATTGATCCGCCCGTGGGAAGGACCGGCAACTCCTCGAGGGTCTGCTTCTCGAATTGCTGCATCGCGCAATCAAGATCGTCATTCTCACGAAGGTAGATTAAGGGGCCTGATATCAAATCCGCGGCGATGGCGACATCCTTAAGATCTTCGAGATGGGGGAGATTGCGACGGAGGTCATCGACGCTGATGGCTCCCAACAAGTTCCCCTCTTGATCGACAACAAAGAACTCATAATGCGGCGATTCCACCAGAAAGTGGTAGAGCGCATCGAATTTTGCGTCTTGAGAAACCGTCTGGATATCGCGGCGCAGGATATCCCTGACTTTGATCTGCCGAAGAACATTAACTTCGCGGCCGGCGAAAATATTGATGCCGCGCCGGACGAGCTTGATGGTGTAGATTGATTCGCCGCACAAACGCTGGGCAAGAACGACGCCGATGATACAGGAAATCATCAACCCAAGAATCACGCGATAATCGCCGGTGAGCTCAAAGATGATGAGGATCGCCGTAATCGGCGCATGGGTCGCGGCGGCGACCATGGCGCCCATGCCGACAACCGCATAAGCACCGGAGGAGGCCATGGGGAATGGAAGAATCATGGCGGCGAGCCGGCCCACAATGCCCCCCAGGGCCGCTCCCATCAGGAGCGACGGGGCGAATATCCCGCCCGATCCGCCGGAACCGAGGGTGAGATTCGTCGCCACGAGTTTGGCGACGAGGATGGCGATGAGGATCCCCAGACTGAGGTGCCCTTCGAGCGCGGCCGTGATGGTATCATATCCGACGCCCGTAATCTGAGGCAGGACCAGCGCGATCACGCCGATTCCCAATCCGCCGATCACGGGCTGGAGAAAATCGGGGACCCGCCGGAGCCTGTCAAAAAAATCCTCTGACCAGTGCAAACCCCGGATGAAGACGACCCCGGTGACGGCGGCGAGGAGGCCGAGGATCACATAGTTGAACATTTCCGCGGGGTGAATGATCGCATAGGTCGGGATCTCAAAGGCCGCCACATTGCCGAGGAGTGTGCGCGAGATGACGGTGGCGCTGACGGAACTGACCACAACCGAACCGAAAGATCCGACACCAAACTCACCAAGAATGACCTCGGCTGCGAAGAAAGCGCCGGCAATCGGTGCGTTAAAGGTCGCCGCTATGCCGGCGGCGGCCCCGCATCCGACACAGGTGCGGATTTTTCGTGAGGACAGACGAAGGAGCTGGCCGAGGGTGGAGCCGATGGCCGAGCCGATTTGCACAATGGGACCTTCCCGCCCGACCGAGCCGCCCGCCGCGATACAGATCGCGGAAGCAAAAGATTTGGCGACGGCGACGATGGGACGGATCACACCGCCGAGGCGCGCCACCGCGTACATCACTTCGGGCACACCATGGCCCTTGGCTTCTGGAGCGAGGAATTTTACAATCAGACCGACGAGAAACCCTCCGAGCGAAGGGATGAGAAGACGCCAATACCAGGCGGCTCGGGTGACTTTTTCAAGCGGTGTGCCGCCACTCCCCCAAGCCAAATCTTGAAGCGCGCCGATCAGCCAACGAAAGAAGACAGCGCCGAATCCACCCGCAATGCCGATGAGGGTGGCAAGAAGCAGCATGCTTGTCCGATCACCAAGCCGAAAATGAAGCCGCCGGAGGATGGGTGTTCCAGCTCTGAAAACAGATGTGCCTCGCTCCCCGGCGGATTTCATATCTATATCATCCAAGATGCCCACGGGCTCGTTTTCATATTCTCCAACACCATAATGGGGAGAGTGACTTTGCATGATTGTGCACGGCAAAAAGTGTTATGCAAACCGGGATTCCATCATCGTATGAACTGTGGGGCGGTAATAATAGAAAAACCCCGGTGTCTTGCGGCACCGGGGTTGAAGAAATGGTTCTCCTCAATACAACATATGGGACGTCTGAGAATCCCTTAGAGACCGAGTTTAGACTTCTTGTCTTCCGCTGTGGGCAGAGGATCCATCTTTTCGGTCACCGTTTCGAGGCCGGGTGCTTTATCCGCATTGATCTGAATCCATTCCTGCATGTCGTCAGGAACATCCTCTTCGGCATAAATCGCCTCGACGGGGCACTCAGGTACACAAGCCCCACAATCGATACATTCATCCGGATCGATGTAGAGCATTCTATCGTCGCCCTTGAAACAATCCGCAGGGCAAACCGTCACGCAATCTGTGAAGCGGCAATCTTGACAATTCTCTGTGACGACATACGCCATAGGTCCATCTCCTTCCACATCCCAACGCCGGCGCGTTCTTCATCCCAAGGATTCAAGGCTGAAGCCTAAAAATCCAGCGACAATCACGTCCCCCAACTTATCCTCAAATGATCCTTTGGTCAAGGTTTTGCCGCCTTGATCTCTTGCTTCCGAACCGGGTCTCCCCTAGGGTTTTATGGGGAAATGAGTTCCAGTTGCTGCTACCCTGAGGCGGCGGGCCAAACGGCAAGTTGGGGAACCGGCCGGGTAGCAGGCCAAGTGGCGGGATCATGAGTTCAAACCTTCGTTCATAGGGGGACGATCGGCTATGGGACGAGAATCAGGTGCTGGAAATGGGTCGCATCAGGCGGATGGGAGCCCGACCAAAGCGATCAACTTGCCGGAAATCACGGTCAAAGCCCTCGTTTTGGGCGTTCTCTTGTCGGTGATCCTTGCCGGCGCGAACGCCTATCTGGGCCTCTTCGCGGGGATGACGGTCAGCGCCTCGATCCCGGCCGCGGTGATCTCGATGGGTGTCCTGCGGCTCTTTGGAAAAACCAATATTCTAGAAAATAATATCGTCCAGACCGCTGCCTCGGCCGGTGAATCGCTGGCCGCCGGTGTCATCTTCACGATCCCGGCCCTGGTGCTCATGGGGTATTGGACGAATTTTCCCTATCTCTGGGTCACCCTGATTTGCGGATTGGGCGGTCTTATCGGTGTTCTCTTTACCATTCCCCTGCGGAGGGCTCTCATCGTCGAGGGCTCGCTGAAATTTCCCGAGGGTGTGGCGACCGCTGAGGTTTTAGAGGCCGGCGAGCGTGGGGGGCGTGACGTCACCTATATCGCCATGGCCGGTCTTGCGGGGGCGATCTTCAAATTCGGCGAGACGGGGCTCAAGATCTGGCCGGGTGTCGTTGAGGGGGCCCGCCGGATGGGCACCTCGATGGCCTATTTCGGGAGCAATCTCTCACCAGCCTTGATCAGCGTCGGCTTTATCGTCGGTATCAATATCGCCGTTCTCGTTTTTCTAGGCGGCGCCCTGAACTGGCTGGTGGCCATCCCCATTGTGGCCGCCACCGCCGTGAAGCAATACGGGTGGCCGATCATCACCGAGGTCGCCAACAGCGGCCTCCCCCAATGGATGCAGTTCACCGGCACCGGTGCCGACGTTGGCACCACTGTCTCCGCCGTCGATTGGGCCAACGAGATCTGGTCGGGGCAGACGCGCTATATCGGCGTCGGCGCCATGGTCGTCGGGGGATTGTGGGCCTTGATCAGTCTCCGGGGCGCTCTTTTCCAGGGGATCACCTCGGGTCTGACCGCCTACCGTTCGGGGAAACTCGAGGCGCCGGTCAAGATCCCCCGCACAGAACAAGATGCGCCGATGAAGTGGATTCTCTTTGCCCTTGTTTTGAGCCTTATTCCGATTTTCGCCCTTTACCAGTCGGTTGTGGGTTCGGTTGGGATCTCCCTCACGATGGCGATTCTTATGCTGATCGCCGGATTCCTCTTCTGCGCCGTCGCCGCCTATATGGCCGGCCTGGTCGGATCCTCCAACAACCCGATCTCGGGAGTGACGATTGCGACCATTCTTCTCTCAAGCCTGCTGTTGCTGGCGATGATGGGGAGTGGGAACACGCTGGGGCCGCCCGCGGCGATTTTGATCGGAGCGGTTGTCTGCTGCGCCGCGGCGATCGGCGGCGATAATATGCAGGATCTGAAGGCGGGGCATATTCTCGGCGCCACGCCGTGGAAACAGCAGGTGATGCAGGGGTTGGGGACGATCTCGGCCGCCTTTGTGATGGCGCCGATCCTCATGCTTTTACACACGGCCTACGGATTCGGACCCGCGACGGTGGAGCATCCCAATGCCCTGGCGGCGCCCCAGGCGACGCTGATGCAATCGGTCGCGGAGGGCGTTTTTGCCGGGAACCTTCCCTGGACCTTTATCATTATCGGCGCGATCGTCGCCGTGGGGATTATCAGTCTGGATCAGTTCCAGAAGAGGCGGGGCTCGGCCTTTCGCTTCCCCGTGCTGGCCGTCGCCGTCGGGATTTATCTTCCATTTGAGCTGTCGGTTCCGATTCTCGCCGGCGGCCTGATCGCCGTCGCCGTCGGCAGGGCGCAGCGTCGGTTCGCCGCCGATTCAGAGGCGGTCACCACATCGAAACGCCGCGGGCTTCTGTTCGCATCGGGTCTGATCACCGGCGAAGCGCTGGTCGGCATCCTGATGGCGATCCCGATTGTCGTGACGGGGAAGGAGGATGTGCTCGCCCTCTTCTCGGATCCGCCGCTGAAGGCCTGGCCGGGTGTTCTTTTGCTGGCCGGTGTGATAGTGTGGCTTTACCGGGTCGCGACGAAGTCGCTGAGGGAAGCGCGGTAGTTATTGAACAGTTCTTGCTGCCATCCTGTTAAAGGGATGCGGTGAGCCGAAAGAAAGGGCGCCTCCAGATAACTGAGGCGCCCGATCTTTATATCACGAAACCTACATCCCCCGCTCATCACCAACTAAATATCGATTGCTGAAATGATCCAAGAGTCTTCATCGGCAACCCAAACTTGGAGGCGACATGGAACAGATCCTAGAGTATAGTGACACCTCTTTCCCTTGCGGGCCATTTGTGATAGATCAAACCGCCTATACGCCACGACGCCGCGAGGCGACGAAAGGACTCACGCAATCCGCCGTCGGTCCGGTTAATACTGTACGACCAGCGCTCCGGCACATCGGATGCATGTGGCTTGATGACGGGGATGAGAATCGCCGCTGCGGCAGGCAGGTTGCTTGGACAGTCGGCATCTCTCTCGCCTGGCCGCGCGTCTATTGCGAGAAGCATGGGCGACTCATTATGGACCGCCATGATCAGGAGATCGTGCGCCGTGAATTAGGACGGATGAGAAAAGTTTCTCAGCGCCGGCCGATTGAAAGAATCGCCGACAGCGGCCGGGTGCTTCAACCGGCCTAATCAGCTGGTTGTTTCAGGCCGACAGCGCATCGGTATTGAATGCCGGGGACGGCATTTGATGTGGGCGCCGGTTGGGAATAGTGCGTGCTCTGCAAAAAAGATCGCCCCCGGTGTTCGGGGGCGATCTTTCTGATCCTTCCAACAGGTCTGGTCCGGCGCTACTTTAACATGACCATCCGTCCGGAGAGTTTCTTGTTACCCACCGTCAGCTGATAGAAGTAGATGCCTCCGCCGACCGGTTTGCCGGATCGATCGCGGCCGTCCCAGGAGGTGTTATGGAAGCCGGCGGGTTGCGGCGTATCGACAAGCGTGCGGATGAGGCGCCCGCCCGCGTCGTAGACTCGCAACGAGACGAGGCCGCCGGAGGCGTCCGCCGGGATCGCATACTCGATACGCGTCGACTGCCCGAATGGATTCGGCCTATTCGGCGCGAGGAAGAGCTTCGTGATGATTTCGGAATCGGCCGGTGTGTCGGGTACCTCGGTGGCGGCCGGGCAGGTTTCACGGAAGACAGTGCCGATCGTCGATCCCGAGAGCCCATCGAGCATGCTGCCCGGCGCGCCGGCGAAATCGATCTGATAGGTAATGTCAAAGAAGGAGTCGACGGCGAAATTGCCGTCATCCAGCCGTGACAAGGTCGTGTGTCCCGGGCTGGGGAGTCCATAATCGGTTCCGGCGGTGAGCTGAAGGAGATCAAAGTCAGGATCGCCGAAAACCTGTCCGGTCAGCCGGAAGAGATCGGCGGGGAAGAGCTGAACCGGATCACCGGATGTTCTGGGGCCGATATGGATTTCACCCTCGACCGGCATAATGATGTGGCGTGTGAAGCCTGCCAGACTCCCGGTGCCGGTGAGGTCCCAGGTCAACTGGGCGTTGAATGTACAAATCTCACCACCGAGAGTGCCGCCCGGAATGTTTACCACATTGAAAAAATTCTCCATCGGACCGGCGAGTTCGATGGTTGTTCCGGCCGGCAAGCCGCTGAT
This is a stretch of genomic DNA from Candidatus Eisenbacteria bacterium. It encodes these proteins:
- a CDS encoding chloride channel protein, whose amino-acid sequence is MKSAGERGTSVFRAGTPILRRLHFRLGDRTSMLLLATLIGIAGGFGAVFFRWLIGALQDLAWGSGGTPLEKVTRAAWYWRLLIPSLGGFLVGLIVKFLAPEAKGHGVPEVMYAVARLGGVIRPIVAVAKSFASAICIAAGGSVGREGPIVQIGSAIGSTLGQLLRLSSRKIRTCVGCGAAAGIAATFNAPIAGAFFAAEVILGEFGVGSFGSVVVSSVSATVISRTLLGNVAAFEIPTYAIIHPAEMFNYVILGLLAAVTGVVFIRGLHWSEDFFDRLRRVPDFLQPVIGGLGIGVIALVLPQITGVGYDTITAALEGHLSLGILIAILVAKLVATNLTLGSGGSGGIFAPSLLMGAALGGIVGRLAAMILPFPMASSGAYAVVGMGAMVAAATHAPITAILIIFELTGDYRVILGLMISCIIGVVLAQRLCGESIYTIKLVRRGINIFAGREVNVLRQIKVRDILRRDIQTVSQDAKFDALYHFLVESPHYEFFVVDQEGNLLGAISVDDLRRNLPHLEDLKDVAIAADLISGPLIYLRENDDLDCAMQQFEKQTLEELPVLPTGGSMNPIGVIQRQDVIRAYNKEILKVDLAGSFSSRIASAARFRTWETVGGYVLAQMETPPHLSKRPLESLRLRQDRGVQIILIEKPNAQGEARFSLPTGNSQLDTADRIIVFGRREDVDALSRETV
- a CDS encoding oligopeptide transporter, OPT family gives rise to the protein MGRESGAGNGSHQADGSPTKAINLPEITVKALVLGVLLSVILAGANAYLGLFAGMTVSASIPAAVISMGVLRLFGKTNILENNIVQTAASAGESLAAGVIFTIPALVLMGYWTNFPYLWVTLICGLGGLIGVLFTIPLRRALIVEGSLKFPEGVATAEVLEAGERGGRDVTYIAMAGLAGAIFKFGETGLKIWPGVVEGARRMGTSMAYFGSNLSPALISVGFIVGINIAVLVFLGGALNWLVAIPIVAATAVKQYGWPIITEVANSGLPQWMQFTGTGADVGTTVSAVDWANEIWSGQTRYIGVGAMVVGGLWALISLRGALFQGITSGLTAYRSGKLEAPVKIPRTEQDAPMKWILFALVLSLIPIFALYQSVVGSVGISLTMAILMLIAGFLFCAVAAYMAGLVGSSNNPISGVTIATILLSSLLLLAMMGSGNTLGPPAAILIGAVVCCAAAIGGDNMQDLKAGHILGATPWKQQVMQGLGTISAAFVMAPILMLLHTAYGFGPATVEHPNALAAPQATLMQSVAEGVFAGNLPWTFIIIGAIVAVGIISLDQFQKRRGSAFRFPVLAVAVGIYLPFELSVPILAGGLIAVAVGRAQRRFAADSEAVTTSKRRGLLFASGLITGEALVGILMAIPIVVTGKEDVLALFSDPPLKAWPGVLLLAGVIVWLYRVATKSLREAR
- a CDS encoding YbhB/YbcL family Raf kinase inhibitor-like protein; this encodes MPYRSAIVIALLLMLPPLCGSSALGDESKEMKPGSTPMKPMEFERLELTSPVFENGKTIPILFTCDGVDASPPLNWDRVPEGTRSFALFCDDPDAPHGNWVHWVIFNIPPDSTSLPQGLPRVEILPDSTRQGLTDFKVPGYGGPCPPSGIHRYFFLLYALDTVLEFEKTPHKPDVEKAAQGHVIGKGLLMGTYTRE
- a CDS encoding ferredoxin family protein, which codes for MAYVVTENCQDCRFTDCVTVCPADCFKGDDRMLYIDPDECIDCGACVPECPVEAIYAEEDVPDDMQEWIQINADKAPGLETVTEKMDPLPTAEDKKSKLGL
- the mgtE gene encoding magnesium transporter, with translation MQPTALLILPEVKSLLEKGDIAELRETLAHLHAADVAAIIVEIEDDDAKTLFLASIEDERVEIFEHLDETEQERLLHLVGAKAMIPIVEEMASDDRADLIQSLPTRLADALLKELPRPEQKDVEALVKYPEKTAGAIMTSEWASVPADATAAEALVHLRKVAPHRETIYFIYVTNPDRTLIGVLSLKDLVLADPESSVRSIMVPDVISMPVEADQEFVASKIAHYDFLAMPIVDSANRIVGIVTHDDAIDVIEEETTEDAQRMGAVTPLEDSYLETSFWQIIRKRGLWLAALFIGTMFTGTALKHYENAIALLPALVIFIPLIISTGGNTGSQSATLVIRALAVGDVHLRDWAHIMWRETRTGMALGLFLGLFGIARALLWGTGFPIAIVVGLTLLGIVFWGALAGSILPLGLRRVGLDPAIASAPFVASLVDVSGILLYFTIARFVLP
- a CDS encoding prolyl oligopeptidase family serine peptidase — encoded protein: MQRPLFSTISFSELIPKVLFFSLFTILLTGSSMVSAGAPITDSSEDGYYARFRDREIDLEPFLLGYPFSGAKASLEDGRLLYFETTPKGKWLRIFKLKGNEEINLTKGRRVGDTDWSTRSWWDEKFHQPTNMLYISSDEKNDEHMNVYALNLMNGEIKQITHNDYTYAWAFSDDDRYLAYISRSGLHEPFNSCLWIRDMETGAERKILCDNGGEDRFTWSHIAFTADNSSVILTIQHDGDRRILTPALIRLDNPSFDYLLPPRVVRYGFSLLEEWVTKNEFLYVSSESGFKNLYLFELEKRESKQLTFYDEDIRTARLMRADGPIAFIIIRRPYESEIHLMDIRTGRRLYCEVINASVDLNDAYKNGGILSLYDLTSSLRLEWFGLRRNGENGSVVRSPMASMPEDLRRKLDHCNVERISYPTFDKAKDGSQRMLHAFYLEPKNPPENPEDRLVLITAFYGGGNYFDKKSHILGAAGIASLSPAPRGGDGFGAEFSALNDGDLGGDEIIDIFYAARWLMKEKGYKAHQIGVHGGSHGGYATMRCMTFPPETNGRNEDFDFGFGISHAGFSDILTFYDSCNIPDWVLLEAGDPFTERAKLADRSPINHVDKLRAPILLTHGKNDWRVPVQESRRFVEAASALGKPVTYIEFEGQGHGIGGLDNLMAFYQGMFDFLESLDNGSR